In a genomic window of Salvelinus fontinalis isolate EN_2023a chromosome 7, ASM2944872v1, whole genome shotgun sequence:
- the LOC129859085 gene encoding C-C motif chemokine 20-like isoform X2, translating into MLCCRVCVLAVLLSLLILTLIPSTQSDCCLKYTRRPVPCRRLKNYTYQTITSSCDIHAVIFHTWMDKFVCADPSQDWTKRVQRCLLKRQERKSKLKKRL; encoded by the exons ATGCTATGTTGTAGAGTGTGTGTCCTGGCTGTGCTGctatctctcctcatcctcacccTCATCCCCTCCACACAATCAG ATTGCTGTCTGAAGTACACTCGGCGTCCAGTGCCATGCCGACGGCTGAAAAACTACACTTACCAGACCATTACTTCGTCCTGTGACATCCATGCTGTCAT CTTCCACACTTGGATGGACAAGTTTGTGTGTGCCGACCCCTCTCAAGACTGGACCAAGAGGGTACAACGCTGCCTGCT CAAGCGTCAGGAGAGGAAATCTAAACTGAAGAAACGTCTCTGA
- the LOC129859085 gene encoding C-C motif chemokine 20-like isoform X1 yields MLCCRVCVLAVLLSLLILTLIPSTQSADCCLKYTRRPVPCRRLKNYTYQTITSSCDIHAVIFHTWMDKFVCADPSQDWTKRVQRCLLKRQERKSKLKKRL; encoded by the exons ATGCTATGTTGTAGAGTGTGTGTCCTGGCTGTGCTGctatctctcctcatcctcacccTCATCCCCTCCACACAATCAG cAGATTGCTGTCTGAAGTACACTCGGCGTCCAGTGCCATGCCGACGGCTGAAAAACTACACTTACCAGACCATTACTTCGTCCTGTGACATCCATGCTGTCAT CTTCCACACTTGGATGGACAAGTTTGTGTGTGCCGACCCCTCTCAAGACTGGACCAAGAGGGTACAACGCTGCCTGCT CAAGCGTCAGGAGAGGAAATCTAAACTGAAGAAACGTCTCTGA